The Sneathiella sp. P13V-1 genome includes a window with the following:
- a CDS encoding LysE/ArgO family amino acid transporter, translating to METTAFINGLLLGGALIIAIGAQNMFVLRQGVAKDQVFVVCLLSSVLDASLIIAGALGLGSLIDLYPDTVEYVTYGGIAFLLVFGGLSFWRAIQAKPVSTGEGEPVTSSAKKAAMMTIAFSLLNPHVYLDTVVMLGGIAGTYELQLRYYFISGAVIMSFVWFFALGYGALFMSPILGRPSAARVLDTLVGVMMLVVAWHLIARII from the coding sequence ATGGAAACGACCGCTTTTATAAACGGACTACTGCTTGGTGGCGCGCTGATCATCGCCATTGGCGCGCAGAATATGTTCGTTCTGCGCCAAGGCGTGGCGAAAGATCAGGTTTTTGTGGTCTGTTTGTTAAGCTCTGTTCTGGATGCGTCCTTGATCATTGCGGGCGCATTGGGACTTGGAAGTTTGATTGATCTTTATCCTGATACGGTTGAGTATGTGACCTATGGCGGTATTGCCTTCCTGCTTGTCTTCGGCGGGCTTTCCTTTTGGCGGGCCATACAGGCAAAACCTGTCTCTACAGGGGAAGGGGAGCCGGTTACCAGCAGCGCGAAAAAAGCGGCCATGATGACTATCGCCTTTAGTCTTCTAAATCCGCATGTCTATCTGGATACGGTTGTCATGCTTGGGGGCATTGCCGGAACTTATGAATTGCAGCTTCGCTATTACTTCATAAGCGGTGCTGTGATCATGTCTTTTGTCTGGTTTTTCGCCCTGGGATATGGGGCGCTCTTTATGAGCCCTATTCTGGGTCGCCCAAGTGCCGCGCGGGTTCTCGATACTTTGGTTGGGGTCATGATGCTGGTTGTTGCGTGGCATCTGATAGCGCGCATCATCTAA
- the murJ gene encoding murein biosynthesis integral membrane protein MurJ, with protein sequence MSLLRSVATVGGFTMASRVLGFIRDILIATVLGAGPVSDAFFVAFRIPNMFRRLVAEGAFSAAFVPLFARQLEEGDEKTALEFASHALAFLTGFLFLFSVLFMIFMPFLMQYLAPGFEVGGDRYELAVTYTRITFPYLTAMAVVALLGGVLNAFYKFAAMSAAPILLNIILISALSVQLYQPFTEAGLMLSIGVAFAGLGQVIYLVVACKREGVMPPLLIPRLTDKIKRLFKLMLPGLLGAGVLQINILVGTIIASLLATGSISYLYYADRVYQLPLGVIGIAVGTALLPMLTRQIRSGNEGPANDTLNRAVELSMLFTIPAAAALMAIATPIVQVLFEHGAFDEQATKTTAEALIAFSSGLPAYVLTKVYAPGFFAREDTTTPVIIGVIAMVINIALSLLLLDLLAHVGIALATSIAAWVNAVVLFSLLIFKGQHRPDRRLLKRIAGMVLAAAAMTALLLYLNAVLQPLLSADLLSSRILGLAMLIAAGGGIYGITAVIFGAARLSDLKSMLRRRTPNKDHE encoded by the coding sequence TTGAGTCTTTTAAGATCGGTTGCCACGGTGGGTGGCTTCACCATGGCAAGCCGTGTACTTGGCTTTATTCGCGATATTCTGATCGCTACAGTTTTAGGTGCCGGTCCGGTCTCTGACGCCTTTTTTGTGGCTTTTCGCATCCCCAATATGTTCCGTCGCCTTGTGGCCGAAGGCGCTTTTTCCGCCGCTTTTGTTCCCCTGTTTGCCCGGCAACTGGAAGAAGGGGATGAAAAAACCGCACTGGAGTTTGCCTCCCATGCGCTTGCCTTCCTGACCGGATTTCTGTTTCTGTTTTCCGTCCTTTTCATGATCTTTATGCCGTTTCTGATGCAATATCTGGCACCGGGCTTTGAAGTTGGCGGAGATCGGTATGAACTGGCGGTTACCTATACACGGATAACCTTTCCCTATCTCACCGCGATGGCTGTCGTGGCCCTTTTGGGCGGGGTTTTGAACGCCTTCTATAAATTCGCGGCCATGTCAGCGGCGCCTATTCTGCTCAACATCATTCTGATAAGTGCCCTTTCGGTACAGCTTTATCAGCCCTTTACCGAAGCCGGATTGATGTTGTCTATCGGGGTGGCGTTCGCCGGATTGGGGCAAGTGATTTATCTTGTCGTGGCCTGCAAGCGCGAAGGGGTGATGCCGCCGCTTCTCATCCCGCGTCTCACTGATAAAATTAAACGCCTCTTTAAATTGATGCTACCGGGCTTGCTTGGGGCTGGCGTTCTTCAGATCAATATTCTCGTGGGCACAATTATCGCGTCATTACTGGCAACGGGATCCATTTCTTATCTTTATTATGCGGACCGGGTTTATCAATTGCCGCTGGGGGTAATCGGGATTGCTGTGGGAACTGCGCTCCTTCCCATGCTGACCCGGCAAATCAGATCAGGCAATGAGGGACCGGCCAATGACACACTCAATCGCGCGGTTGAACTATCCATGCTGTTCACAATCCCTGCAGCAGCAGCCCTGATGGCCATAGCAACCCCGATCGTACAGGTTCTGTTTGAACATGGCGCTTTTGACGAACAGGCCACGAAGACAACTGCCGAAGCGTTGATCGCTTTTTCAAGTGGACTGCCTGCCTATGTATTGACGAAAGTCTACGCCCCCGGCTTTTTTGCCCGTGAAGATACAACAACGCCTGTCATCATCGGCGTGATCGCCATGGTCATCAATATTGCACTGAGCCTTCTCCTCCTTGATCTCCTCGCTCATGTAGGGATCGCCCTTGCCACTTCCATCGCAGCGTGGGTCAACGCAGTGGTTCTCTTTTCCCTTCTCATTTTCAAAGGGCAGCATCGACCTGATCGGCGTTTACTAAAGCGTATCGCGGGCATGGTTTTGGCAGCCGCGGCAATGACGGCCTTGCTCTTATACCTCAACGCAGTTTTGCAGCCTCTGTTATCTGCCGATCTTCTTTCCAGCCGGATCTTGGGGCTCGCTATGCTTATCGCTGCTGGTGGTGGAATCTACGGCATTACTGCCGTCATTTTTGGGGCCGCACGTCTTTCAGACCTGAAATCCATGCTGAGACGCCGGACACCGAATAAAGATCACGAATAA
- a CDS encoding SDR family NAD(P)-dependent oxidoreductase, whose protein sequence is MFDLSGKNVLITGSSKGIGKAIAQQMALAGAKVTISSRKEDVCQQVADEINASLPEGSSGGAVVIPCNINSKESLQNLVDETHKQLGQIDVLVCNAALNPYFGPSAGIPDEAFDKIMSANIKSNHWLCNMVLPEMQERKDGSIVIVSSIGGLRGSKELGAYSISKAADMQLVRNLAVEYGPDNIRVNAIAPGLIRTDFARALWENPEILKRATSRAPLQRIGEPEEIAGVAVLMASKAGTFLTGQTITVDGGQTIT, encoded by the coding sequence ATGTTCGATCTTTCAGGTAAAAATGTCCTGATCACCGGATCCAGTAAAGGTATCGGTAAAGCAATTGCCCAACAGATGGCCCTTGCAGGTGCGAAAGTGACTATTTCCAGCCGTAAAGAAGATGTCTGTCAGCAAGTAGCTGATGAAATTAACGCGAGCCTGCCAGAAGGTTCCTCAGGCGGTGCTGTTGTAATTCCATGTAACATCAACAGCAAAGAATCCCTGCAAAATCTGGTGGATGAAACCCACAAACAACTGGGTCAGATTGATGTGCTGGTTTGTAACGCCGCGCTAAACCCGTACTTTGGTCCATCGGCTGGCATTCCAGATGAAGCGTTCGACAAAATCATGTCTGCCAACATCAAATCCAATCACTGGCTCTGCAACATGGTGCTGCCCGAAATGCAGGAACGTAAAGACGGCTCTATCGTCATTGTTTCTTCCATCGGTGGTCTTCGCGGATCTAAAGAACTGGGCGCCTATAGCATTTCCAAAGCCGCTGATATGCAGCTTGTACGGAACCTGGCCGTTGAATATGGACCAGACAACATCCGTGTAAATGCCATTGCGCCGGGTCTGATCCGCACTGATTTTGCCCGCGCGCTATGGGAAAATCCGGAAATCTTGAAACGGGCCACATCTCGTGCACCACTTCAACGTATCGGGGAGCCTGAGGAAATTGCTGGTGTTGCTGTACTCATGGCATCAAAAGCTGGAACATTCCTCACCGGTCAAACCATCACGGTTGATGGGGGTCAGACGATCACTTGA
- a CDS encoding DUF2333 family protein, which translates to MSEIGTGGRGSTTRDIAGNIGNLFRGHIGRILAAVVGFLFLYFAVGMILIHKIDDDLNFAPNTQNLEKNGSRAVEVVAGLIDREINDNRWTANDPFFMPATLLDNMPNYQQGIVSALARFTFELTDQIGRTRGSSQTDTDLQNAAGLLQYSGTVWSWDPTVSLLPTAASEKQYEKARKSLVAYNKRLAEGNAVFEKRGDNLLATLDRIALDIGSSTAVIDSHIAEHSGAYVDFQADDLFYGFKGQAYAYYMILKALSTDFEGLIRDRELGNAWEKMLISFRSVVELDPYVISNAKNDGQLFPNHLAVQGFYLLRARTQLREISNILLK; encoded by the coding sequence ATGAGCGAAATCGGTACAGGTGGTCGAGGTAGCACCACCCGTGATATTGCAGGTAATATCGGTAATCTGTTTAGGGGACATATCGGCCGCATTCTGGCGGCTGTTGTTGGTTTCCTCTTTTTATATTTTGCTGTTGGCATGATCCTCATCCACAAAATTGATGACGATCTGAATTTTGCTCCCAACACTCAGAACCTTGAAAAAAACGGTAGCCGGGCCGTTGAGGTTGTTGCAGGCCTTATTGACCGGGAAATTAATGACAACCGATGGACGGCCAACGATCCGTTCTTTATGCCCGCCACCCTCCTCGACAATATGCCGAACTATCAGCAGGGCATTGTCTCAGCCCTCGCCCGCTTCACTTTTGAACTGACCGATCAGATCGGCCGTACCCGCGGGTCCAGCCAGACCGATACGGATCTTCAAAATGCAGCAGGGCTTTTGCAATATTCTGGTACCGTCTGGAGTTGGGATCCGACCGTCTCCCTTCTACCTACAGCCGCCTCTGAAAAGCAGTATGAGAAAGCGCGCAAATCACTTGTTGCCTACAACAAGCGTCTGGCGGAGGGAAACGCGGTTTTTGAAAAACGCGGCGACAACTTGCTCGCCACGTTGGACCGAATTGCTCTTGATATCGGCTCTTCCACTGCGGTAATTGATAGTCATATCGCGGAACACTCAGGTGCTTATGTGGACTTTCAGGCTGATGATCTCTTCTATGGCTTCAAAGGTCAGGCCTATGCCTACTATATGATCTTAAAAGCGCTCTCCACGGATTTTGAAGGCCTGATCCGGGACCGTGAGCTCGGCAATGCCTGGGAGAAAATGCTGATAAGTTTCCGATCTGTCGTGGAGCTGGACCCATACGTCATTTCAAACGCCAAAAATGACGGGCAACTATTCCCGAACCATCTTGCTGTTCAGGGATTCTATCTGTTGCGCGCCCGCACGCAGCTACGTGAGATCAGTAACATTCTCTTGAAATAG
- the mutS gene encoding DNA mismatch repair protein MutS, which translates to MPTVVKTKSQQNKSVTPMMAQFLAIKEQHQDSLLFYRMGDFYELFFDDAVKAAAALDIALTKRGKHEGEDIPMCGVPVHSAEGYLLRLIRRGFRVAVAEQTESPAEAKKRGSKSVVARDVVRLVTPGTITEDSLLDARSHNFLVAISRGGQNYALAWADMSTGEFMCSTATQDSLGAQLSRLNPGEVIIPDRWMDDPAMENLVDEWDSVLTPLPSARFDSQNGEKRLKTLFEVSALDAFGQFSRPELAAAGALVDYVELTQKGKFPHIKPPLQQAADDVMSIDGATRRNLELTRTMSGDRQGSLLATIDRTITGAGARKLGADISSPLTGVEAIHHRLNMTDYFHQDDRRREALRDILRRCPDMERALNRLALGRGGPRDMAAIRDGLSETANLRATLDTANISDDVSGIHEAAEHLGLHAELVDELTRALAGDLPLLPRDGGFIATGYRPDLDEMKTLRDESRRHIANLQAKYSELANVPSLKIKHNNVLGYFIEVTPRFADNMGEDFIHRQTMANAIRYSTVELGELEDKISRAADRALALEQELFTELQEMILGRGTAILEAAEAMATLDVAASHADLAKDLNYTRPVVDDSLEFEIKGGRHPVVEAALKSNADGAFVANDCVLNSENRLWLLTGPNMAGKSTFLRQNALITILAQIGSYVPAEHAHIGVVDQLFSRVGAADDLARGRSTFMVEMVETATILNQAGARALVILDEIGRGTATFDGLSIAWATVEHLHDINSCRGLFATHYHELTALSGKLGGLSNHSLKVREWKGDVIFLHEVGPGSADRSYGIQVAKLAGLPKAVVTRAEDVLHHLEEKDQKNAKAKLVDDLPLFATVVEETAREEAVAAPSEMEVRISEINVDDLTPREAHALLYDLKGMLGED; encoded by the coding sequence ATGCCTACAGTAGTCAAAACAAAGTCGCAACAGAATAAGTCGGTTACCCCAATGATGGCCCAGTTTCTGGCCATTAAGGAGCAGCATCAGGATAGCCTGCTCTTTTACCGGATGGGTGATTTTTACGAGCTGTTTTTCGACGATGCGGTGAAAGCCGCTGCCGCCCTTGATATCGCCCTCACTAAACGCGGTAAGCACGAGGGAGAGGACATCCCCATGTGCGGCGTACCCGTTCATTCCGCTGAAGGGTATCTTTTGCGCCTTATCAGGCGAGGCTTTCGTGTTGCTGTTGCAGAACAGACAGAAAGTCCGGCGGAAGCCAAAAAACGGGGCAGTAAATCCGTTGTCGCCCGTGATGTGGTCCGGCTTGTCACCCCCGGTACCATTACAGAAGACAGCCTTCTGGATGCACGCAGTCACAACTTTCTGGTGGCGATCTCTCGCGGGGGACAAAATTACGCGCTCGCATGGGCGGATATGTCCACAGGTGAGTTTATGTGCAGCACCGCAACACAGGATTCTCTTGGGGCACAGCTTTCCCGCCTGAACCCTGGTGAAGTGATTATTCCAGATCGCTGGATGGATGATCCTGCCATGGAAAACCTTGTGGATGAGTGGGATTCGGTTCTAACGCCATTGCCATCTGCGCGGTTTGACAGTCAAAATGGCGAGAAACGACTTAAAACTTTATTTGAGGTTTCTGCCCTTGATGCTTTTGGTCAGTTCAGCCGACCTGAGCTTGCCGCTGCAGGTGCCCTTGTCGATTATGTGGAGCTCACCCAAAAGGGTAAATTCCCCCATATCAAACCACCCCTGCAGCAGGCGGCAGATGATGTTATGTCTATTGATGGCGCGACCCGACGCAATTTGGAACTGACCCGCACCATGAGTGGAGACCGCCAAGGAAGCCTTCTTGCGACCATTGACCGAACCATTACCGGAGCTGGCGCACGTAAACTCGGCGCGGATATTTCCAGCCCCTTAACCGGGGTCGAAGCCATTCACCATCGTCTCAACATGACGGACTATTTCCATCAGGATGATCGCCGACGCGAGGCTTTGCGCGACATTTTGCGCCGCTGTCCCGATATGGAACGGGCGCTAAATCGTTTGGCCTTAGGCCGGGGTGGCCCACGTGACATGGCCGCCATTCGGGATGGCTTGTCAGAAACCGCCAACCTTCGCGCAACTTTGGATACCGCCAATATCAGCGATGATGTCAGCGGCATTCATGAAGCAGCTGAGCATCTGGGCCTTCACGCAGAGCTGGTAGACGAACTCACCCGTGCCCTTGCAGGTGATCTGCCGCTTCTTCCCCGTGATGGCGGGTTTATCGCAACCGGATATCGCCCAGATCTGGATGAGATGAAGACTTTGCGTGACGAAAGCCGTCGTCATATTGCAAACCTTCAAGCCAAATATTCAGAGTTGGCCAATGTGCCCTCCCTGAAGATCAAACATAACAATGTGCTGGGATATTTTATCGAGGTAACACCCCGCTTTGCAGACAATATGGGCGAAGACTTCATCCATCGCCAAACCATGGCCAATGCTATTCGCTATAGCACGGTGGAACTTGGAGAACTGGAAGATAAAATCTCCCGCGCGGCAGATCGCGCGCTTGCGTTGGAGCAAGAGCTTTTCACCGAACTTCAGGAAATGATCCTTGGGCGCGGCACCGCCATCTTGGAAGCCGCAGAAGCAATGGCCACACTGGATGTGGCAGCAAGCCATGCTGATCTTGCAAAAGATCTGAATTACACTCGCCCTGTTGTGGATGACAGCCTTGAATTTGAAATTAAGGGCGGCCGCCATCCAGTCGTCGAAGCGGCGCTTAAATCCAACGCCGATGGGGCCTTTGTCGCCAATGATTGTGTCTTGAATAGTGAAAACCGGCTTTGGCTGCTCACCGGTCCAAACATGGCCGGTAAAAGTACGTTCCTCCGTCAAAATGCATTGATCACGATCTTAGCGCAAATTGGCAGTTACGTGCCTGCGGAACATGCCCATATCGGTGTTGTAGACCAACTTTTCAGTCGCGTGGGCGCCGCAGACGATCTGGCACGCGGAAGGTCTACCTTTATGGTGGAAATGGTGGAAACCGCCACAATCCTTAATCAGGCGGGCGCGCGCGCCCTTGTTATTCTGGATGAGATCGGGCGCGGTACCGCAACTTTTGACGGCCTTTCCATTGCGTGGGCAACCGTTGAGCATTTGCATGACATCAATTCATGCCGCGGCCTCTTTGCGACACACTATCATGAACTCACCGCCCTCTCCGGTAAATTGGGGGGTCTTTCCAACCACAGTCTGAAAGTGCGTGAATGGAAAGGGGATGTGATTTTCCTGCATGAAGTGGGGCCAGGGTCCGCGGATCGATCCTACGGTATTCAGGTGGCGAAACTGGCCGGTCTTCCAAAGGCCGTGGTCACCCGCGCAGAAGATGTTCTTCATCATCTGGAAGAGAAAGATCAGAAAAACGCCAAGGCAAAACTGGTGGATGATCTGCCTCTCTTTGCGACGGTGGTTGAAGAAACCGCACGAGAGGAAGCCGTAGCAGCCCCATCTGAAATGGAAGTTCGAATTTCAGAGATAAATGTGGATGATCTCACCCCCCGTGAAGCCCATGCCCTTCTTTATGATTTGAAAGGGATGCTGGGCGAAGATTAG
- the trpS gene encoding tryptophan--tRNA ligase produces the protein MSRIFSGVQPTGNLHLGNYLGAIRNFVRLQDDYECIYCAVDMHAITVWQEPEQLRKNIREVAAAYLASGVDPKKSIIFAQSNVHAHAELAWIFNCVARIGWLNRMTQFKEKAGKNRENASLGLYAYPSLMAADILVYKATHVPVGEDQKQHLELTRDIAQKFNNDFGTELFPMVEPLIFGEATRVMSLRDGTKKMSKSDPSDYSRITLTDGKDEVAKKLKKARTDADPLPEEVKGLEDRPEAANLVGIYAALADMSKEDVLKEYAGSQFSVFKPALTELAMEKFGPIGDEMKRLMADPGYVDEVLKDGAERAAAIANPIIREVKETVGFLVS, from the coding sequence ATGTCTCGAATTTTCTCTGGCGTTCAGCCAACTGGTAACCTTCATCTTGGCAACTATCTGGGTGCTATCCGTAACTTCGTCCGTCTTCAGGATGATTACGAATGCATTTACTGTGCGGTGGATATGCACGCCATCACCGTATGGCAAGAACCAGAACAGTTGCGCAAAAACATCCGTGAGGTTGCCGCTGCCTATCTGGCATCCGGTGTCGATCCGAAAAAATCCATTATTTTTGCGCAAAGCAATGTTCATGCACATGCAGAACTTGCCTGGATCTTCAACTGTGTGGCACGTATTGGCTGGCTTAATCGCATGACCCAGTTCAAGGAGAAAGCGGGTAAAAATCGGGAAAATGCCTCCCTTGGCCTGTACGCATACCCGTCCCTGATGGCGGCAGACATTCTTGTCTACAAGGCAACACATGTGCCTGTGGGTGAAGACCAAAAACAGCACCTGGAGTTGACACGCGATATTGCCCAGAAGTTCAATAATGATTTTGGTACCGAACTATTCCCAATGGTTGAACCTCTTATTTTTGGTGAAGCAACCCGTGTGATGTCCTTGCGTGATGGCACAAAAAAAATGTCCAAATCCGATCCAAGCGATTATTCCCGCATCACTTTGACAGATGGCAAGGATGAAGTGGCAAAGAAACTAAAGAAAGCAAGGACAGATGCCGATCCATTGCCTGAAGAAGTGAAAGGCCTCGAAGACCGCCCGGAAGCAGCCAACCTTGTTGGCATTTACGCTGCCCTTGCGGATATGAGCAAAGAGGATGTCTTAAAAGAATATGCGGGATCGCAGTTTTCTGTCTTCAAACCTGCCCTTACTGAACTTGCCATGGAAAAGTTTGGTCCTATCGGTGATGAAATGAAACGCCTGATGGCAGATCCAGGATATGTGGATGAGGTTCTGAAAGATGGTGCAGAACGCGCTGCGGCAATTGCCAACCCGATCATTCGCGAAGTTAAGGAAACAGTTGGTTTTCTGGTTTCCTAA
- a CDS encoding [protein-PII] uridylyltransferase, whose translation MEKIPNRREIIDRKSLMAELATLSQEFKPDSFEFRNALLKKLKEVYASGREVVKGRFFATNKGRPSMHAEAFLVDQIIRAIYDVATEMVYPLNNPTPEEKLSLMAVGGYGRGELAPQSDVDLLFLFPYKQTSWSEQIIEYCLYMLWDLGLKVGHSTRNPDECVRLAKKDITIQTALLEARYLWGDQELANNMRSKFHNDILEAQGSNRAFIDAKLQERDDRHSRFGNSRYVVEPNMKEGKGGLRDIQTLFWIAKFVYRTTEVSELVAKGVFTDSERRRFTKASNFLRTVRCHLHYLTNRPEERLTFDVQAELAHRLGYKDHAGTRGVERFMKHYFLVAKDVGDLTRIFCANLEAQQQKKSRIPIPTFGLLKRKLDGFQVDAGRLNINSEDDFKEDPLKFLGLFHLAQKKDLDVHPNALRIIRRQLKDVNKNLRNDPEANRLFLEMLTSKKDPETTLRRLSEAGVLGKFIPDFGRVVAQMQHDMYHVYTVDEHTIRAIGILTQIEEGHLEEEHPLSHRLLPKVLSRTVLYVAVLLHDIAKGRGGDHSVLGAEVAEKLCPRLGLSPSETETVAWLVRYHLLMSNTAFKRDLSDPKTIEDFAQIVQSPDRLMLLLILTVVDIRAVGPNVWNGWKGQLLRELYHAAESALTGGHISEGRAARARHHQEDLRDELKDWPTEKIDAHLEKFYESYWVSNNLNTHKAHAELIKKAEESGDKLVIHAESDPFRSITEVTVYTADHPGLFARIAAAMSLSGANIVDAKIHTTTDGMALDTFFIQDSEGDVYDQGGRMSKLREVIEATLSGEIRTHKELDKREQSNIPNRTKVFIAQPSVLVNNEASNIHTVIEVRGRDRVGLLANVTRALFGLSLTISSAHISTFGERVVDVFYVKDMFGLKITNKVKIKNIEDKIMEVLDTPEEQKKKARSALKKKSLKV comes from the coding sequence ATGGAAAAAATACCCAATCGCCGGGAAATCATCGACAGAAAAAGCCTGATGGCGGAACTGGCCACATTGTCCCAGGAATTCAAGCCCGACAGTTTCGAATTTCGAAATGCCCTGCTGAAAAAACTGAAAGAGGTTTACGCAAGCGGACGGGAAGTCGTGAAGGGTCGCTTCTTTGCGACCAATAAAGGCCGCCCCTCCATGCATGCGGAAGCGTTCTTGGTGGATCAGATCATTCGTGCCATTTATGACGTGGCGACTGAGATGGTCTATCCACTGAACAACCCAACACCTGAAGAAAAACTGTCCCTGATGGCTGTTGGTGGCTATGGACGCGGTGAATTGGCCCCACAGTCTGATGTGGATCTTTTGTTCCTGTTTCCCTACAAGCAAACCTCCTGGTCCGAACAGATCATTGAATATTGCCTGTATATGCTGTGGGATCTGGGTCTGAAAGTGGGCCATTCCACCCGTAACCCGGATGAATGCGTTCGTCTTGCCAAGAAAGACATCACCATCCAGACGGCATTGCTGGAAGCGCGATATCTCTGGGGGGATCAGGAACTCGCGAATAACATGCGCTCCAAGTTTCACAATGATATTCTGGAGGCACAAGGCAGTAATCGCGCGTTCATTGACGCCAAATTACAGGAGCGGGATGATCGGCACTCTCGCTTTGGTAATTCCCGTTATGTGGTAGAACCCAATATGAAAGAAGGCAAAGGGGGCCTGCGTGATATCCAGACCCTGTTCTGGATTGCCAAATTTGTCTACCGGACAACTGAAGTTTCAGAACTGGTTGCCAAGGGCGTATTTACGGACTCAGAACGCCGTCGCTTTACCAAAGCGTCCAACTTTCTTCGAACCGTTCGCTGCCACTTGCATTACCTGACGAACCGCCCGGAAGAGCGCCTCACCTTTGATGTGCAAGCGGAACTCGCCCATCGTTTGGGATATAAGGACCATGCAGGCACCCGCGGTGTTGAACGCTTTATGAAACACTATTTCCTTGTGGCGAAGGATGTGGGGGATCTCACCCGGATTTTCTGCGCAAATCTGGAAGCACAGCAACAAAAGAAAAGCCGTATTCCTATCCCGACGTTCGGTTTGTTAAAACGGAAATTGGATGGTTTTCAAGTTGATGCGGGGCGTCTCAATATCAACTCGGAAGATGACTTCAAGGAAGATCCGCTTAAATTTCTGGGGCTGTTCCATCTGGCGCAAAAAAAGGATCTGGACGTTCACCCCAACGCTTTGCGAATTATTCGCCGCCAGTTGAAGGATGTGAACAAAAACCTTCGGAACGATCCGGAGGCCAATCGCCTTTTTCTGGAAATGCTCACAAGTAAGAAAGACCCGGAAACCACTCTTCGCCGCTTAAGTGAGGCGGGTGTGCTTGGCAAATTTATTCCAGATTTTGGTCGCGTAGTCGCACAAATGCAGCATGACATGTATCATGTCTATACGGTGGATGAGCATACCATTCGGGCAATTGGCATCCTGACCCAAATCGAAGAGGGTCATCTGGAAGAAGAACACCCCTTAAGCCATCGCCTGCTGCCTAAGGTTCTCTCCCGCACAGTTCTATATGTAGCGGTTCTTCTACATGATATTGCCAAAGGGCGGGGTGGTGATCATTCCGTATTGGGGGCGGAAGTTGCAGAAAAACTCTGTCCGCGCTTGGGGCTTAGCCCATCGGAAACAGAAACCGTAGCATGGTTGGTAAGGTATCATCTGTTGATGAGCAATACAGCCTTCAAACGTGATCTCTCAGACCCTAAAACCATCGAAGATTTTGCCCAAATCGTACAAAGCCCTGATCGGTTGATGCTTCTTCTTATTCTGACTGTTGTGGATATCCGCGCAGTGGGCCCAAACGTCTGGAACGGTTGGAAAGGACAGCTTCTGCGCGAACTTTATCATGCTGCAGAAAGCGCTCTTACCGGCGGTCATATTTCAGAAGGGCGCGCCGCACGAGCCCGTCACCATCAAGAAGATCTGCGGGATGAACTAAAAGACTGGCCAACTGAGAAGATTGATGCACACCTTGAGAAATTCTATGAATCCTATTGGGTATCCAACAATCTGAACACTCATAAAGCGCATGCCGAACTAATCAAAAAAGCTGAAGAAAGCGGCGATAAATTAGTCATTCATGCTGAGAGCGACCCTTTCAGATCCATTACTGAAGTCACCGTTTATACAGCTGACCACCCGGGTCTTTTCGCCCGTATTGCCGCAGCTATGTCCCTTTCTGGTGCGAACATTGTGGATGCGAAAATCCACACAACAACAGATGGGATGGCCTTGGACACCTTCTTCATTCAGGACAGCGAAGGGGATGTTTACGATCAGGGCGGACGCATGTCCAAATTGCGCGAAGTGATCGAAGCGACGCTCAGTGGTGAAATTCGAACCCATAAAGAACTGGATAAACGCGAACAGTCCAACATTCCAAACCGGACAAAAGTGTTTATCGCTCAGCCATCTGTTCTGGTGAATAATGAAGCCTCCAACATTCATACGGTAATTGAAGTGCGAGGCCGGGACCGGGTGGGGCTTCTGGCTAATGTAACCCGTGCGTTATTTGGCCTCTCACTCACCATTTCTTCTGCGCATATCTCCACCTTTGGCGAGCGGGTCGTGGACGTTTTCTACGTAAAAGACATGTTTGGCCTTAAAATCACCAATAAGGTGAAGATAAAGAACATTGAGGACAAAATCATGGAAGTTCTGGATACGCCAGAGGAACAGAAGAAAAAGGCGCGTTCAGCACTTAAAAAGAAATCGCTGAAGGTATAG